CCCGCTGCGGCCGGTCGTGCTGCTGCGCCCCCGGGAAGGACGTCGATCGCTGTCGCCTCGGACGTCCATGCGGGGCCGGGGCCTCCTCCGAGATCCCGATGGCGCCGCTCGGAAGCGGACGGCCCGCCCTCCTCCCCCGCCCCGAGGCCTCGCAACCGCTGATCGCGGAGCGGCCGGTTCACGTGGAAGACTGGCGCCCCGCCGCGGGACCGAGCCTCGACCCGCCGTTTCATCCCCCGCGCCCGCGTTCCTGAAGCGATTCAGCCGCTTCTGATCCTCAACCCGCTTCTCGAACGGAGGGAACTGCCGTGTCTCTGCGTACTGCCCGTATTCTTGCCGCAGGCGCCTGCCTGATGCTGTTCACCCGCCCGACCACGGTCCATGCAACGTGCGGCTCGGCCAACTGCTTCCTCGTCACCGGCACCCAGGAGGGGGTCGGGAACCGGGGCCAGCTCATCGTGGACCTGTCGTTTCGTTACGTCGTCCAGGACCGCAAGCTCTCCGGGACCCGGAAAGTCGGCGAGGTCCTGACGCCCAGGGTCGACTTCGAGAGCGGCGTCCTCGAGCCGGACCACCACCGGGAGATCCGGACGCAGAACACCCTGGTCGAGATCGACATGGCCTACGGACTGACCGACCGGCTGGCCCTCGAGTGGCAGCTGCCGGTCATCAACGACCGCGATCACGAGCACTTCGGCGACGTCGGCACCGTCGACGAGCACTTCTCGAATGCGGACGGCTCCTCCGGCTTCGGCGACATCCGGGCGGGGATCCGTTATGCCCTGGCGGTCAAGGCGCGGCAGATCCTGATCGGCGGCCTGGCCGTCAAGTTGCCGACCGGCCAGTACAAACTGCTCGACAGCGAAGGGGAGATCAACGAGCCGACCATCGAGCCCGGCACCGGCTCGACCGACTTCATCGGATCCCTCGCCTGGTCGCGCCAGATCGTTCCCCAGAAGGGGGAATGGTTTCTCTCGGGCTCCTACCGGTGGAACGGGGAGAACGGACTGGACTACCGGTTCGGCGACGAGATCCAGACGAGCACCGGGTTCCGCTACCGGACGGAGCATCTGGTCACATGGTCCCTGCAGGTGAACGGACGGAGGGCCGATCGGGACGAGTTCCTGGGGGACGGCGTCCCGTCGACCGGCTCCACCCTCGTCAACCTGACCCCCGGGATCCGGCTCGAGATCAAGACCGGCACGTCCATCTACGGGTTCGTCCAGGTCCCCGTGTACCAGAAGGTGAACGAGGTCAACCTCGCGCCGGGGCCCGGGATCATGCTCGGCGTGTCGCACCCGTTCTGACCGAGGTCCGGGGGGCCGCACCAGCCCCCCGGGGCTGTCGCGCATAGAACACAAATCGCGATTACGGACAGGGGGAATTGTTCGGCAGCGGCGTGACGCCGTCCGCGGCGAAGCCGAGCAGGCCTTCGATGCCGTCCTTGACCCCGGTCACCAGGTAGAAATAACCGTCGCCGGCGGGAGGACTCGATGGGTCGGAGAAGGAAGGCGACGGCAGCCCTTGAGCAAAGCAGGTGCCGTAGTACGTGCTGCCCTTGAGTGAGAGCGTTCCACGGTAGGCATTGTAGGTCGTCGCCGTCGGAATGGCGCTCCAGGTGAACGTGTTGCCGCTCGAGGAGGCCGAGAGATCGGGGATGGACTTGATGAGCGCCTGCACCGAGCCGAGGGCGTCGAGCTTCCCGGCACCCCAATCGTTGTTGGGGAGGGTGGCGCCCGTGAAGGCGTCCTGCAGGGCGCTCCCCTTCGCGAGGGCGCGCAATTGGACCGCGTCGAGCCGCGGGTTCAGTCCGAGCATCTGGGCATAGACGCCGGTCACGTGCGGCGCGGCCATGCTCGTCCCCTCGATCACCCAGTGCACGCCGTCCTGGACCACGCGCGGGCGGAGCGTGCCGCCCAGAATGCTTGCGGCCGCGTCGGAGGCGAGGGCCGAGGCCACGCCCATGCCGGGAGCGGCGATGTCCGGCTTGATGCGCCCGTCGCGAGTCGGTCCGGGGCTCGAGAAATCCGCCAGCGCGCCGACCACGATGCTCGGGTCCGCATAGATCCGGCCGATTCCGTCCACGTCGATCCACTGTTTCTTGGTGACGAAGGCCGCGACGGAGGTGGCGTTGAAGGAGGTCGCGGGCATGCTGATCAGCTCCGTCAAGTCGGGCTGGTTCCAGTCTGCGAAGGCCTGCGCCGAGCCGAAGCTGGAGAACCAGATCCACGTGTCGAACCGCCCCCCCTGGGTGACGGTGTTGCCGCGCACATCGAGCGACCAGGTGCCAGGGCACGGAGGACGCCCGCTCTGGTCGTCGATTTCCATGTCGAAGAAGCGCGCTCCGTTCGCGGCCGGGGAGCCGGTATCATCGATGATCATCGTGCCGCTGTTCGTGGCGATCCCCTGCTGCCCGCCGCCGGTGGTATTGGCGAGCGACAGGACCGCTCCGCCGCACGGCGATGTGGTCGGATCCTTCAGGGTGACCGTCAGGTTGTCGCCATTCGCATACCACAGCTCCCAGGCCTGGACGTCGTTGAAGATTCCGGGAAGCGCCGTATAGCTCGGGATCGTGAACGTGAGTGTGACGGTCCCGCCGGCGGACACGACACCGGAGGCGTGAATACCCGCTCCCCGGATGTTTCCGGCCGAAACGCTCACGACCTTGCCGGGCTTCCCGGGGCCGGTCAGCGCGTCGATGGTGACCTCCGTGGATTCGGAGCCATCGTGTGCGCCCAGGTCCGTGCCGAGGCTCATGTTGATCGAGTACGGCTCCCCCCGCTCGGCCGCCTTCGCGTCGATGAAATCGAGGGCCGCGGAGAGATCGAAGCAGGTGGCGCAGGAAGCGTCTCCCGGCTCGGGGAAAGTCTTGACGACGATCAGATCGGCATGCGACGCCACGCCGACGTAGGTGTCGGGCGGCTGCCCGTTCCCCGTGCTGTGGCCGTTGCCGCCGGCGATTCCGAGAACGTGGCTGCCGTGAAATCCGGCGTCCGGCGCGGTGATCGATTGGCCGCCGCCGAGCGCCGCGTTGATGTCGGTCTCCGTGTACAGGCAGCCAAAATCGAACGGAACCGGCGGACGGGTGCCCACGCAGGCGTCGTCCTGGCTCCAGAGATACTTGATGCGGGTCGTCCCGGGAGTGCCGTCCTCGTTGCGGTTGCGAAAATCGGGATTTCGCCAGTCGACTCCGGTGTCGACCATACCCACGAGGACTCCGGCCCCGCGCGCGCCCACGCCGGCTGCGACCTGATCGGCCCGGATCGCCGGGATGCTGGCGTCGAGATTCGGACGGTACTGCCGCCCGATTTCGATCCATTCGATGCCAGGCAGGTCGGCGATCTCCTT
This window of the Candidatus Polarisedimenticolia bacterium genome carries:
- a CDS encoding S8 family serine peptidase, whose protein sequence is MQKQPIRILLAVAVLQAFATVPAEPARPAAKLDPMLHRLIHGMKIDASGRRTGLDPGELQLYARVLAIDLEQTPPIARIRMKLDDGARHAVEKLGVVTYGALGGFASAVVPIPRLKEIADLPGIEWIEIGRQYRPNLDASIPAIRADQVAAGVGARGAGVLVGMVDTGVDWRNPDFRNRNEDGTPGTTRIKYLWSQDDACVGTRPPVPFDFGCLYTETDINAALGGGQSITAPDAGFHGSHVLGIAGGNGHSTGNGQPPDTYVGVASHADLIVVKTFPEPGDASCATCFDLSAALDFIDAKAAERGEPYSINMSLGTDLGAHDGSESTEVTIDALTGPGKPGKVVSVSAGNIRGAGIHASGVVSAGGTVTLTFTIPSYTALPGIFNDVQAWELWYANGDNLTVTLKDPTTSPCGGAVLSLANTTGGGQQGIATNSGTMIIDDTGSPAANGARFFDMEIDDQSGRPPCPGTWSLDVRGNTVTQGGRFDTWIWFSSFGSAQAFADWNQPDLTELISMPATSFNATSVAAFVTKKQWIDVDGIGRIYADPSIVVGALADFSSPGPTRDGRIKPDIAAPGMGVASALASDAAASILGGTLRPRVVQDGVHWVIEGTSMAAPHVTGVYAQMLGLNPRLDAVQLRALAKGSALQDAFTGATLPNNDWGAGKLDALGSVQALIKSIPDLSASSSGNTFTWSAIPTATTYNAYRGTLSLKGSTYYGTCFAQGLPSPSFSDPSSPPAGDGYFYLVTGVKDGIEGLLGFAADGVTPLPNNSPCP